One window of Candidatus Phytoplasma solani genomic DNA carries:
- a CDS encoding ribonuclease J, translated as MSNIKFFALGGLGENGKNFYLLQINESCFIIDAGLKYPGVSLYGIDSMIADYHKLESIKDQIKGIFLSSAFETHLGALPYLIKDFNLPIYTSYFTMEVLKVHFENHQINYQNLKLNVIKPDEVLNFEDVEVSFFSTSQSIPETLGISFKTERGAIVYTGELKSLESQNQFFQTNFTQLTKIAQQKVLAFLPASQGAFNYSYDDNQNNFDHKLSNYFINYTLKPQGIVVVASLTPDLLKIQKAIDLACKLNLKVAILGNQNEKIIDVALKKDFLKIPPSNLVKLNTFEEHTKHNQLVVFLFGKHFETLQRLQQMANKADSKIHLTPQDLLLLISQEIVGITKMQSQTLDILSRHNIKTHLLIKDLLTSENNYEQNFKIMLNLLKPHYIIPVIGEYRHQHQVKKIAQKTGFKISQIFLLENGSVWHCISNKEPFVEHKTIFLGEILIDGTPVADGKDFIMKDRELLAADGVVILVANVNTKYKKIIGEPQIVSKGFLGQTETNDVFSKLKDVFYEKSAFFLKKKYLKWNDFKKHIRESIVKFLFKETKKRPIVIPIFISVRNE; from the coding sequence GTGAGCAACATTAAATTTTTTGCTTTAGGTGGTTTAGGTGAAAATGGTAAAAATTTTTATCTATTGCAAATTAATGAATCTTGTTTTATTATTGATGCTGGTTTAAAATATCCTGGCGTTTCTTTGTATGGGATAGATTCAATGATAGCAGATTACCATAAATTAGAAAGTATAAAAGATCAAATTAAAGGTATTTTTTTATCCTCTGCTTTTGAAACTCACTTAGGAGCTTTACCATATCTTATTAAAGATTTTAATTTACCCATTTATACTTCTTATTTTACCATGGAAGTCTTAAAAGTACATTTCGAAAATCATCAAATTAATTATCAAAATTTGAAATTAAACGTTATTAAACCTGATGAAGTACTTAATTTTGAAGATGTTGAAGTTTCTTTTTTTAGTACATCTCAATCTATACCAGAAACATTAGGTATTTCTTTTAAAACTGAAAGAGGAGCTATTGTTTATACTGGTGAATTAAAATCTTTAGAATCACAAAATCAATTTTTTCAAACTAATTTTACTCAATTAACCAAAATAGCTCAACAAAAAGTTTTAGCTTTTTTGCCAGCCTCACAAGGGGCTTTTAATTATTCTTATGATGATAACCAAAATAATTTTGATCACAAACTTAGTAATTATTTTATTAATTACACTTTAAAACCACAAGGAATTGTTGTTGTGGCTTCTTTAACTCCTGATTTGTTAAAAATACAAAAAGCAATTGATTTAGCTTGTAAATTAAATTTAAAAGTAGCTATTTTAGGGAATCAAAATGAAAAAATTATTGACGTGGCTTTAAAAAAAGATTTTTTAAAAATTCCTCCTTCCAATTTAGTCAAATTAAATACTTTTGAAGAACACACAAAACACAATCAATTAGTAGTTTTTCTTTTTGGAAAACATTTCGAAACTTTACAACGTTTGCAACAAATGGCAAACAAAGCAGATTCCAAAATTCATTTAACTCCTCAAGATTTACTTTTATTAATATCTCAAGAAATAGTAGGAATTACAAAGATGCAATCCCAAACTTTAGATATTTTATCACGCCATAACATTAAAACTCATCTTTTAATTAAAGATTTGTTAACCTCTGAAAACAATTATGAACAAAATTTCAAAATAATGTTGAATTTATTAAAACCCCATTATATTATTCCTGTCATCGGAGAATATCGCCACCAACATCAAGTCAAAAAAATAGCTCAAAAAACAGGTTTTAAAATTTCTCAAATATTTTTATTAGAAAACGGATCAGTTTGGCATTGTATTTCAAACAAAGAACCTTTTGTTGAACACAAAACTATTTTTTTAGGTGAAATTTTAATTGATGGAACACCTGTAGCGGATGGAAAAGATTTTATTATGAAAGACCGTGAACTTTTAGCTGCTGACGGAGTTGTGATTTTAGTTGCTAATGTTAACACCAAATATAAAAAAATCATTGGAGAACCGCAAATAGTTAGTAAAGGATTTTTAGGACAAACAGAAACTAATGATGTTTTTTCTAAATTAAAAGATGTTTTTTATGAAAAAAGTGCTTTTTTTTTGAAAAAAAAATATCTTAAATGGAATGATTTTAAAAAACACATTAGAGAATCTATAGTTAAATTTTTATTTAAAGAAACCAAAAAAAGACCAATTGTCATTCCTATTTTTATAAGTGTGAGAAATGAATAA
- a CDS encoding IS3 family transposase, whose protein sequence is MKNIKSKEILKQKNKLLQTLMKTTQKTNKKTVFNLVKKFKNSLNLTTILKTIKIKRSTYYYWLKVENKIKEKEEKNLLQQKRINALCLNNQYFFGHRKITNLYQQTFNEIITKKKVYSIMKENGICCRLRIKKNKYSYKNNLKPKLKVVDNLINQDFISTNPMQKLFTDITYFKTSQGFLYFSCIIDSFNNQIISWHTSKYQNKELILNTIKKLPKLKNPCIIHSDQGTVYQSQKIQQIISMSRKANPRDNAVIENFFGQMKSKSILQYQNPFLFQKSTEKVKKIINYFPKFWNTKWFLAKLNYSSPSQYSLNFR, encoded by the coding sequence ATGAAAAATATAAAATCAAAAGAAATATTAAAACAAAAAAATAAATTATTACAAACTCTAATGAAAACAACCCAAAAAACTAATAAAAAAACAGTTTTTAATTTAGTCAAAAAATTTAAAAATAGTTTAAATTTAACCACAATTTTAAAAACTATCAAAATCAAAAGAAGTACTTATTATTATTGGTTGAAAGTCGAAAATAAAATTAAAGAAAAAGAAGAAAAAAACCTTTTACAACAAAAAAGAATTAATGCTTTATGTTTAAATAATCAATATTTTTTCGGCCATCGGAAAATCACTAATTTATATCAACAAACCTTTAATGAAATAATTACCAAGAAAAAAGTTTATTCAATTATGAAAGAAAATGGCATTTGTTGTCGTTTAAGAATTAAAAAAAATAAATATAGTTATAAAAACAATTTAAAACCTAAATTAAAAGTAGTAGACAATCTAATCAATCAAGACTTTATATCAACTAATCCCATGCAAAAACTATTTACCGACATCACTTATTTTAAAACTTCCCAAGGGTTTTTATATTTTTCTTGTATTATCGATTCTTTTAACAACCAAATTATTTCTTGGCATACTTCAAAGTATCAAAATAAAGAATTAATTTTAAATACAATTAAAAAATTACCTAAATTAAAAAATCCATGCATCATTCACTCTGATCAGGGCACAGTTTATCAATCTCAAAAAATCCAACAAATAATTAGTATGTCGCGTAAAGCCAATCCAAGGGACAACGCAGTCATTGAAAACTTTTTTGGCCAAATGAAAAGCAAAAGCATTTTACAATATCAAAATCCATTTTTATTTCAAAAATCAACCGAAAAAGTTAAAAAAATAATCAATTATTTCCCTAAATTTTGGAATACTAAATGGTTTTTAGCTAAATTAAATTATTCATCTCCCTCTCAATATTCCTTAAATTTTAGATAA